The window CAGCCGTGCCAGCCCCTCCCCTTCCAAGAGCTGAGCGCTCCCTTGCCGCTGTCCAGCAGCTACTTCTACATCAAGATGCCTACATCTCCCAATCGTGAGATCATAATACAAGCATACAAATGAGCACAACGCGCTATAggattgttattgttattattgctgTTGCTTTGCTTTTCAAGCTCCACAGAAATTAAGCAGATGGGACCTGGTGGTTCTCCGTCCCTCTCTTGGGGGTCCCCGAAGCGCGGGCGGTGCTGACCAGGAGGCTGTGCTTTGTGGAAGAGCCCCAGGGCCTGAGGATGAACGATGGTGCGGCAGCTTTGAGGGGAATCTGTGCAAATCCACTGTGAGGGTTGTGAGACGAAATGAGGCTTGTGAAAAACCTCGGGTCTAGTCTCCTTTTCCTCTGGGAGAGCTGAGGAAAGAACGAAGGAAAAGAAACCGCCTGTGACACCCACCTTACCCCCGCCCCAACCTCGCCCGGCGTTAGGAAGGCCTGAGAGACTGATGGAGCCAGGGCGGGGTCCAGAGTTGAATTTATGGGGAAACCAGATATTTTTCCTGGTTAAGTTAACATCGCCCCAGTCTCTGAACTTCCCACCTACATGCTTGCGCATTCCACAAGTGGGCATTTTTCCACTTTCCAGGACTGCAGAGGTCCTTACGTCCCCCGTGCCATCAGAATCCCAGAACTTTAAAGCCTCCGCCCATTAAAGAATCCCACATACTACTTATCTCCAGTTTTTTAAACCTATAGTCTTCAAAATGGGAAACTTGAAAACCCCCCAAAGGGTATTCAGAAATGGAAGATTTAAAGGGTTTAATGTCCAAATCCTCAACTTTCCCAAAACTAGTCTTCCTGAGTAAGCCCCTGCAATAGAGGTTTCCCTTCATCCCTTCTCCTTTTCAATACACTTTCTTCctcaaaagaaaaggaagtataGCTTTCAATCATGAAATCACTTGGGGTAATATTACTCTGTCTCAAAGAGACAGGTAACCTATTTCCTTTATCAAAGCTGTAAATGCCACTTTGTCTATTCCATtagacatgtattttttttacttttaataattataaaaatttgcaaaatctttatgttgctttgatcaattttattctaataataattgtaataacCCAACCCAGAAGAAAAATTGTCAACATCTAGAGCTTATagtcacaagaaagaaaaatatttttcattttaattaatgtatatatacatgcattaaAGTATATAGGTTGATCGATAAGAGACTttcaagtataaaaatataaaattatctgGGAATGGGGTAGTAGAATGGTAATAGTAGTTCATGGAGAAAAGGAgataatgaagaaaggaaaagcagattctcaactgctaaagaaaaacttcttaatgtattttttaatgggTGCTTGTGGGTTTCAAGTTGCTATGGtatttcaataattttgaaaaagttaaTATTTCCTCACATACCTTTAAATAGGCAgctaaaatttttcattataaattaaaattgtttCAAGGATGTAATTCTTGGCATATtggaaatatttgcattttaaaataaaaacaaaagggtGGTTTAATATGTGAGGAAGTATtgactttcaaaattatttcagggagcgtaatgcaaatattttaagactGCTCTGAGCTATCCAAGTAGCCATTTTGCAGCCCCCTACACTCCCATTTCCCTCCTGTCTCCCCTCTCACCTCCGTGGCAGAGAAAAAGGATATTTATGGAAAGGTGGTCACAATTccagctcctcctccttctcAGGTGTGCCCAGGAGCCAGTCCCCAAATTTTGCCCAAGGTAGTGGCCACAGCAATTTATAGGCAGCCTCCAGCATCAGCAGTGCCAAAAAAAGGGCCAGGAAGATAAATAAAGCCTTGTCCAAGGCCCGACACACAGGACCCCTGGTTGGAGTTGGACCATGGGCAAATGCCAGGAACACATCTTCCTCATCCACATTGCCTTCTTCTTCTGCCATCCTGACCCACAGTCTGACAGCTGGCTGAATTAGGGAGTCTGGGATGGAAGCCTTGGCTCAGCACTCCCGGGATTAAGGCAGACTGTGGTGCTGGCCATGAGTTCTGCACCTGTCTACCATGACCCGAATTCCCTCACccaagaaggagaaaggaaagaagaggctCTGAGCCTTTGGGAACAGTCATTTAATCATCCAGTGCAATGTGAACAGGAATCATCCAATGCAAACCACAGAATCATAGGACAGTAAAACTGGACAGCACTTTAGGGATCGTGTAGTCCAGATCCCTAAGTCCTGTCCAGTTTTATTGTCCTATGGTTCTGTGGTTTGGAAACTGAAGATCCAACATGCAAGCTGTAAAGAACAGGCAGCTGAACTGCCCAAATCATTCTGGATCTCTAGGCTCAGGGCCTTAGAACCCTACATATAGGAGGTAAGCAAGTGGACCTAATGAACTAATGTAAGCCTCTGACAGTCTAGGAAGGGACTAGATCTTTAGATGGCTTCTGCAGCCCCTTCCAGTTTAACAGTGTGTATGTGGGAGGGGCACAACTATCTGAGAAGGGTGGTGGCAAGCAGCCAGGTCTCTTCTGTACAGACAtatcctacacacacacacacacacacacacacacacacacacacactcacgtcTCCAGTGGCTGACACGTTTAGTTAAAATGTAGAGCACTGTCTTCTGAACTTAAGGCCTCTGCAGTGTGAAAGAAGGGTTATGAATAGGCTTTATGGACCCAGGGCTACCTTACCCAaacctcctttttttaaaaaatatttttattatgaaatataacagatacagaaaacaataaatttcaaagtacattgtaacaagtagctaaagaacagatttcagagtttggtatgggttacaattccacaattttagagttttattcctagctgctccaagacactggagactgaaagaagcATCAGTAtataattcatttgttaaattccatcttctttgttataactctttcttctcttct is drawn from Tamandua tetradactyla isolate mTamTet1 chromosome 5, mTamTet1.pri, whole genome shotgun sequence and contains these coding sequences:
- the SMIM40 gene encoding small integral membrane protein 40 encodes the protein MAEEEGNVDEEDVFLAFAHGPTPTRGPVCRALDKALFIFLALFLALLMLEAAYKLLWPLPWAKFGDWLLGTPEKEEELEL